From Planctomycetota bacterium, a single genomic window includes:
- a CDS encoding helix-turn-helix transcriptional regulator, producing MAGSSQVRAEDMRAVLTTVGECLEQWDDPKAWMHHLLTQSSALAGTDLASLILATPHPDPLQMTWRDREVIGLDDDVAKRSFHDVGTRDIPDMPGADIIGRDILASGASTRRLEELGGLDLFHSTVSYENVHAATGMCDYVACFRMLPQIGMMAVATTSKTNTRRAISARGVAVTRLLWDEMQPLIGTRLATLDQPSRHGLSPRLVQTLDALLDGLSEKHAAARLGISPTTIHQYVGTLYRHFGVESRAELMSYFIKRQPVRPQ from the coding sequence ATGGCGGGTAGCAGTCAGGTGCGGGCCGAGGACATGCGGGCGGTCCTGACGACCGTCGGCGAGTGTCTTGAGCAGTGGGACGACCCCAAGGCATGGATGCACCACCTGCTCACGCAGAGCAGCGCGCTTGCCGGCACCGATCTGGCCTCGCTGATCCTCGCGACGCCGCATCCCGATCCGCTGCAGATGACGTGGCGTGACCGCGAGGTCATCGGCCTCGACGACGACGTCGCCAAGCGGTCCTTTCACGACGTCGGGACGCGCGACATCCCGGACATGCCCGGTGCCGACATCATCGGACGTGACATCCTCGCCAGCGGTGCCTCCACGCGTCGCCTCGAAGAGCTCGGCGGGCTCGATCTGTTCCACAGCACCGTCAGCTACGAGAACGTCCACGCAGCCACCGGCATGTGCGACTACGTCGCCTGCTTCCGAATGCTGCCGCAGATCGGCATGATGGCGGTCGCGACGACGTCGAAGACGAACACCCGACGCGCGATCTCGGCGCGAGGCGTAGCGGTGACGCGTCTGCTGTGGGACGAGATGCAACCGCTCATCGGCACGCGACTGGCGACGCTGGATCAACCCTCGCGGCACGGGCTCAGCCCGCGACTCGTGCAAACGCTCGACGCCTTGCTCGACGGCCTGTCCGAAAAACATGCCGCCGCCCGACTCGGCATCAGCCCGACGACCATCCACCAGTACGTCGGCACGCTCTACCGCCACTTCGGCGTGGAAAGTCGGGCCGAACTGATGAGCTACTTCATCAAGCGACAACCCGTCCGTCCGCAGTGA